In the genome of Xanthobacteraceae bacterium, one region contains:
- a CDS encoding Hpt domain-containing protein: protein MPQPTDQKPPEKKFDDHSVIVPPHRLKSVVQHTREPGTVAMDVVARAEAALAEIRGEFSHWMAEECARLEAARTVVREKGLSKESTEQLFHPAHDIKGSAETLGFPLAARIANSLCRLLLHTPDKSRIPMPLIEHHVAAIRATVRENIGDMNNRSGIEVAEKLAIMAEQFLAGELKDSYAEIAGDVAPGIMRVANKPLAS from the coding sequence ATGCCGCAACCGACCGATCAGAAGCCGCCGGAAAAGAAGTTCGACGATCACTCGGTGATCGTTCCCCCGCATCGCCTGAAAAGCGTGGTCCAGCACACGCGCGAACCCGGCACGGTCGCGATGGACGTGGTCGCGCGCGCGGAAGCTGCACTGGCGGAGATCAGGGGCGAGTTCAGTCACTGGATGGCGGAAGAATGTGCGCGGCTCGAAGCGGCCCGTACCGTCGTCCGCGAAAAAGGATTGAGCAAGGAAAGTACCGAGCAGTTGTTTCATCCGGCACACGACATCAAGGGTTCGGCCGAGACGCTCGGTTTTCCGCTTGCCGCCCGCATCGCCAACAGCCTGTGCCGCCTGCTGCTGCACACACCCGATAAATCGCGGATTCCGATGCCGCTGATCGAGCATCATGTCGCGGCAATCCGCGCCACGGTACGCGAGAACATCGGCGACATGAACAACCGCAGCGGCATCGAAGTCGCGGAAAAGCTCGCGATCATGGCCGAGCAATTCCTCGCCGGCGAGTTGAAGGACAGCTACGCGGAAATCGCGGGCGACGTCGCGCCGGGCATCATGCGCGTGGCGAACAAGCCGCTCGCTTCCTGA
- a CDS encoding DUF2336 domain-containing protein: MIVRHFLKWIQTAPPAERAEATGALARAYLYSDMSTGDRMAAEAAMIVLLDDPSPRVRLALAETLATQEYAPRSVIIGLAHDQPDIAELIAGNTPVLLDAELVDLVGTGKERIQHAIASRELLSRAVAAAVAEIGSASACLILIENPHAELTGAVLARIAERHGHLAAIRDTLLERDDLPTETRQALVATLADTLARFVAHKEWLSEARAQTVAREACDRATIAIAAGQTPEQVAGLVRHLADTGQLTGALLLRALLSGNTRFLIDALSELSGLSASRVAAILPDRSGQGFRALFERAGLPQGAYGAFRAALEVLQEMGLSGDVPGYSAIGRRVVERVIARYTPESYGELDELYALLRRFATEAARDEARLFTADLVAAA; this comes from the coding sequence ATGATCGTGCGTCACTTCCTCAAGTGGATACAGACGGCTCCTCCCGCCGAGCGCGCGGAAGCGACCGGTGCATTGGCCCGCGCCTATCTCTATTCGGACATGTCCACGGGCGACCGCATGGCTGCCGAAGCGGCGATGATCGTGCTGCTCGACGATCCCAGCCCGCGCGTGCGGTTAGCGCTCGCGGAAACGCTGGCTACGCAGGAATACGCGCCGCGCAGCGTCATAATCGGCCTCGCGCACGACCAGCCCGACATCGCCGAACTGATTGCCGGCAACACGCCGGTCTTGCTCGACGCCGAACTGGTCGATCTCGTCGGTACCGGCAAGGAACGCATCCAGCATGCAATCGCTTCGCGCGAACTGCTCTCGCGCGCGGTCGCGGCTGCGGTCGCCGAAATCGGCAGCGCTTCCGCCTGCCTGATCCTGATCGAGAATCCCCATGCGGAATTGACCGGTGCGGTGCTTGCGCGCATCGCGGAACGGCACGGCCATCTCGCCGCGATCCGCGACACGCTGCTTGAGCGCGACGATCTGCCGACCGAAACGCGGCAGGCGCTGGTGGCGACGCTCGCCGATACGCTCGCGCGCTTTGTCGCGCACAAGGAATGGCTTTCCGAGGCGCGCGCACAGACGGTCGCGCGCGAAGCCTGCGACCGCGCCACCATCGCGATTGCCGCCGGGCAAACGCCGGAACAGGTCGCGGGTCTGGTTCGTCATCTCGCGGATACCGGCCAGCTTACCGGTGCGCTGCTGCTTCGCGCGTTGCTCTCCGGCAATACGCGCTTTCTCATCGACGCGCTGAGCGAACTCTCCGGGCTGTCCGCGTCGCGCGTCGCGGCGATTTTGCCGGATCGTTCGGGGCAGGGCTTCCGTGCGTTGTTCGAGCGCGCAGGCCTGCCGCAGGGCGCCTATGGCGCATTCCGTGCGGCGCTCGAAGTATTGCAGGAGATGGGATTGTCGGGCGACGTGCCGGGCTACAGCGCTATCGGCCGCCGCGTGGTCGAGCGCGTGATCGCGCGTTACACGCCGGAATCCTACGGCGAACTGGATGAACTGTATGCGCTGCTGCGCCGTTTCGCGACCGAAGCCGCGCGCGACGAGGCACGGCTTTTCACCGCCGATCTGGTGGCGGCAGCCTGA
- a CDS encoding lytic transglycosylase domain-containing protein yields the protein MFLETLLGTKERVTDAIKAASQATGTSFDYLLKTAVRESALDPKAAAATSSARGLFQFIDTTWLQTVKEDGPAFGLRNEANAIERSSDGQYFVRDPKVRAQILKLRENPEIAAVMAGAFSQRNAAEIQTVLGRRPTAGELYIAHFLGANGAKRFLSMRMANPEASAAAAFPDAARANRSIFYGPNGARSFDDVYRVLVSKHDNTKPATTNIAVAGVNAPANATVNNTAQGEAPGNSLFNRIAQAFGPRRNANGPTRTMPRTTPGYFPVSQNTPRMQARADTPPPAAATTVQETTQQTVQANAYAATPQENIGDRPHFRGLFQNQQANPLNPSVRELWGNVPVRPQGG from the coding sequence ATGTTCCTCGAAACGCTGCTCGGCACGAAAGAGCGCGTCACAGACGCGATCAAGGCTGCCAGTCAGGCGACCGGCACCAGCTTCGATTATCTCCTGAAAACGGCCGTGCGCGAGTCCGCGCTGGATCCGAAGGCGGCGGCGGCGACGTCCTCCGCGCGCGGGCTGTTCCAGTTCATCGACACCACATGGCTACAGACCGTGAAGGAAGACGGTCCCGCCTTCGGCCTGCGCAACGAGGCGAACGCGATCGAGCGCTCCAGCGACGGCCAGTATTTCGTGCGCGACCCGAAGGTGCGCGCGCAAATCCTGAAGCTGCGCGAGAACCCGGAAATCGCGGCGGTGATGGCCGGCGCGTTCTCGCAACGCAACGCCGCCGAAATCCAGACCGTGCTCGGCCGGCGGCCGACCGCGGGAGAGCTTTACATCGCGCATTTCCTCGGCGCGAACGGCGCGAAGCGCTTTCTCTCGATGCGCATGGCGAACCCGGAGGCGTCTGCGGCAGCGGCGTTCCCCGATGCCGCGCGCGCGAACCGCTCGATCTTCTACGGCCCGAACGGCGCGCGCTCCTTCGATGACGTCTATCGCGTGCTGGTCTCCAAGCACGACAACACCAAACCCGCGACCACGAACATCGCGGTCGCAGGGGTAAACGCACCGGCTAACGCCACCGTCAACAACACGGCGCAGGGCGAGGCGCCGGGCAACAGCCTGTTCAACCGGATCGCGCAGGCATTCGGTCCACGCCGTAACGCAAACGGGCCGACCCGCACCATGCCGCGCACCACGCCGGGATATTTCCCGGTGAGCCAGAACACGCCGCGCATGCAGGCGCGCGCCGATACGCCGCCGCCGGCCGCCGCCACGACCGTGCAGGAAACGACCCAGCAGACGGTGCAGGCCAATGCCTACGCCGCGACCCCGCAGGAAAATATCGGCGACCGTCCGCATTTCCGCGGCCTGTTCCAGAACCAGCAGGCCAACCCGCTCAATCCGAGCGTGCGCGAATTGTGGGGCAACGTGCCGGTGCGTCCGCAGGGCGGCTGA